Proteins from one Bacteroides zhangwenhongii genomic window:
- a CDS encoding L-lactate permease: MTLVLAIIPVLLLIVLMAFFKMPGDKSSIISLIVTMLIALFGFSFSADNLFYSFIYGALKAVSPILIIILMAIFSYNVLLKTEKMEIIKQQFASISTDKSIQVLLLTWGFGGLLEAMAGFGTAVAIPAAILISLGFKPIFSATVSLIANSVATAFGAIGTPVLVLAKETNLDVLHLSTNVVLQLSVLMFLIPLILLFLTDSKIKSLPKNIFLALLVGSVSLISQYMAAKYMGAESPAIIGSILSIIVIVLYGKLTASKEEKARKSHLKVKDIMNAWSIYLLILFLIILTSPLFPGLRHTLENNWVTRISLPINSSTANYTISWLTHAGVLLFIGTFVGGLIQGAKVKELFTVLWNTVKQLKKTFITVICLVGLSTIMDTSGMIAVIATALATATGSLYPLFAPVIGCLGTFITGSDTSSNILFGKLQASVAGQIHVSPDWLSAANTVGATGGKIISPQSIAIATSAGNQQGKEGEILKAAIPYALVYVAITGLIVYIFSS, from the coding sequence ATGACCTTAGTCCTTGCTATTATTCCGGTATTACTATTAATTGTATTAATGGCATTCTTCAAAATGCCGGGCGACAAAAGCAGTATCATTTCTCTGATCGTAACAATGCTGATTGCCCTCTTCGGCTTCTCTTTTTCTGCGGACAATCTGTTCTATTCCTTTATATATGGAGCACTGAAAGCCGTCTCCCCTATTTTAATCATTATCCTGATGGCTATCTTCAGCTACAATGTATTACTGAAAACAGAGAAGATGGAGATTATCAAACAGCAATTCGCTTCTATCTCTACCGATAAAAGTATACAGGTCTTACTGCTGACATGGGGATTCGGCGGGTTATTGGAAGCAATGGCGGGATTCGGAACAGCAGTCGCCATACCGGCAGCGATTCTTATCAGTCTGGGATTCAAACCTATATTCTCGGCTACAGTAAGTCTGATAGCCAATAGTGTGGCCACCGCTTTCGGAGCGATCGGAACTCCTGTACTGGTATTAGCCAAAGAAACCAATCTGGATGTGTTGCATCTCAGTACCAATGTCGTATTACAATTGTCGGTCTTGATGTTCCTTATTCCATTGATATTGCTTTTTCTTACCGACTCCAAAATCAAATCACTACCAAAGAACATCTTCCTTGCCTTGCTGGTAGGAAGCGTTTCGCTAATCAGCCAATATATGGCAGCCAAATATATGGGAGCCGAATCTCCGGCTATCATCGGAAGCATTCTTTCCATTATTGTGATTGTCTTGTATGGAAAGCTGACCGCATCCAAAGAAGAAAAAGCGCGGAAAAGCCATCTGAAGGTGAAAGATATAATGAACGCATGGAGTATCTATCTACTGATCTTATTTCTGATTATACTTACCAGCCCTCTTTTTCCAGGATTACGCCATACTTTGGAAAATAACTGGGTCACCAGAATCAGTCTGCCCATTAATTCCTCTACAGCCAACTATACGATTTCCTGGCTGACTCATGCCGGAGTGCTGCTCTTTATCGGCACTTTTGTCGGCGGATTAATACAAGGAGCTAAAGTAAAAGAGTTGTTTACCGTTCTTTGGAATACGGTGAAGCAGCTAAAGAAAACATTTATCACAGTGATATGCCTTGTTGGATTATCTACCATTATGGATACCTCCGGAATGATTGCCGTGATTGCTACCGCACTGGCTACGGCTACAGGAAGTCTATATCCGTTATTCGCTCCGGTGATTGGTTGTCTGGGAACGTTCATCACGGGAAGTGATACGTCATCCAATATTCTCTTCGGAAAGTTACAGGCAAGTGTGGCAGGACAAATTCATGTCAGTCCGGATTGGCTGTCGGCAGCCAATACAGTAGGCGCTACCGGAGGAAAAATCATCTCTCCGCAGAGCATTGCCATCGCTACCTCTGCCGGAAACCAACAGGGTAAGGAAGGTGAGATACTAAAAGCGGCCATCCCGTATGCTTTGGTGTATGTGGCGATAACCGGACTCATCGTCTATATTTTCAGTTCCTGA
- a CDS encoding potassium channel family protein, producing the protein MKMALYDFVLRKKGIYGILHIVILLLSLFLIISISIDTFKGIPFYTQSVYMKVQLWICVLFLVDFVLEFILADNKKRYFTTHFIFLLVAIPYQNIIAYMGWTFSPEVTYMLRFIPLVRGGYALAIVVGWFTYNRASGLFVSYLTMLLATVYFASLAFFITEHTANPLVTKYTDALWWAFMDVTTVGSNIIAVTTTGRVLSVVLAALGMMMFPIFTVYITSIIERRNKEKQEYYEEKGESAHKQQANTAAPQ; encoded by the coding sequence ATGAAAATGGCTCTTTACGACTTCGTATTACGGAAAAAAGGAATCTATGGCATTTTGCACATTGTTATTCTTCTGCTTTCTCTTTTTCTGATCATAAGTATCTCTATTGATACTTTCAAAGGTATTCCTTTCTATACGCAGAGTGTGTACATGAAAGTACAGCTATGGATCTGTGTACTGTTTCTGGTTGACTTCGTTCTCGAATTTATTCTGGCGGATAATAAGAAACGTTATTTCACTACTCACTTTATATTCCTGCTGGTTGCCATCCCCTATCAGAATATCATAGCTTATATGGGGTGGACGTTCTCACCCGAAGTTACTTATATGTTACGTTTTATCCCTCTGGTACGTGGCGGATATGCGCTGGCTATTGTAGTGGGGTGGTTTACTTACAACAGGGCTTCAGGGCTTTTTGTATCTTATTTGACGATGTTGCTGGCTACCGTCTATTTTGCCAGTCTCGCTTTTTTCATTACTGAACATACGGCCAATCCTTTGGTCACTAAATATACAGACGCTTTGTGGTGGGCATTTATGGATGTTACTACAGTCGGCTCGAATATTATAGCCGTGACCACTACCGGGCGGGTACTTTCGGTTGTACTGGCGGCTTTGGGGATGATGATGTTCCCTATCTTCACTGTCTATATAACCAGTATTATTGAACGGAGAAATAAGGAGAAACAGGAATATTATGAAGAGAAAGGAGAGTCGGCACATAAGCAACAGGCAAATACTGCCGCCCCTCAATAA
- a CDS encoding AI-2E family transporter, whose product MNLKEQYWKYSLIVIILFMGVIIFRQITPFLGGLLGAFTIYILVRTQMHHLTEKKKMKRSISALLITAETIFVFLVPLGLTIWMIVNKLQDINLAPQTFVEPIQQVAGFIKEKTGYDVLGKDTLSFIVSILPRIGQLIMSSISSLAVNLFVMIFVLYFMLIGGKKMEAYINDILPFNETNTREVIHEINMIVRSNAIGIPLLAIIQGGIAMIGYLIFGAPSVLLLGFLTCFATIIPMVGTALVWFPVAAYLAISGDWFHAIGLFAYGAIVVSQSDNLIRFILQKKMADTHPLITIFGVVIGLPLFGFMGIIFGPLLLSLFFLFVNMFKKEYLDS is encoded by the coding sequence ATGAATCTCAAAGAACAATACTGGAAATATTCCCTCATTGTCATCATTCTGTTTATGGGAGTTATCATCTTCCGGCAAATCACTCCTTTTTTGGGAGGGCTGCTGGGAGCATTTACCATTTACATATTAGTACGCACGCAGATGCATCATCTGACGGAAAAGAAGAAAATGAAACGCAGTATCAGCGCATTACTGATCACGGCAGAAACCATTTTTGTATTCCTTGTGCCTCTCGGACTGACCATCTGGATGATAGTAAACAAACTTCAAGACATCAATCTGGCTCCGCAGACATTCGTAGAGCCCATCCAGCAAGTAGCAGGATTTATCAAAGAAAAGACAGGATACGATGTATTAGGGAAAGATACGTTGTCGTTCATAGTCTCCATCCTTCCACGAATCGGACAACTGATTATGTCAAGTATCAGCAGTCTCGCCGTCAATCTGTTCGTCATGATATTTGTTCTTTACTTCATGCTGATAGGAGGTAAAAAGATGGAAGCATACATCAATGATATTCTCCCGTTCAATGAAACGAACACACGGGAAGTTATTCATGAAATCAACATGATCGTGCGCTCCAATGCGATCGGTATTCCACTGCTGGCCATTATTCAGGGAGGCATTGCCATGATAGGCTATCTCATTTTCGGAGCCCCCAGCGTCTTACTACTAGGTTTCCTCACCTGCTTCGCTACCATCATCCCGATGGTAGGCACCGCATTAGTATGGTTTCCCGTCGCCGCTTATCTGGCTATCAGCGGAGACTGGTTTCATGCAATCGGACTTTTCGCCTACGGAGCCATTGTCGTATCGCAGTCCGACAACCTGATTCGCTTCATCCTTCAAAAGAAGATGGCGGATACACATCCGTTGATTACAATCTTCGGAGTTGTGATCGGTCTGCCGTTATTCGGATTTATGGGAATCATCTTCGGTCCGTTATTACTCTCGTTATTCTTTCTGTTCGTCAATATGTTCAAGAAAGAATACCTGGATTCATAA
- a CDS encoding glycosyltransferase — protein sequence MEAFTFNTAELILLSAAGVLFIIQVIYYLGLYNRIHSHNKAVRKEETHFTRELPPLSVILCARNEADNLRKVLPAILEQDYPQFEVIVINDASTDETEDVLGFMEEKYPHLYHSFTPDSARYISHKKLALTLGIKASKYDWLVFTETNCIPASKDWLKLMARNFTSQTQIVLGYSGYDRTKGWLHKRVAFDTLFQSLRYLGLALAGKPYMGIGRNLAYRKELFFKQKGFSSYLNLQRGEDDLFINQIANSSNTRVETDFNATMRIQPVYRYKDWKEEKVSYMATARFYHGAQRYLLGFETLSRLLFYATCIAGIVFGILDFHWLVAGIALLLWLIRYTVQAIVINQTAKEMGGNRKYYFSLPVFDILQPLQSLKFKLCRLLRGKGDFMRR from the coding sequence ATGGAAGCATTTACATTCAATACTGCCGAGCTGATATTATTGTCAGCGGCAGGAGTTCTCTTTATCATCCAAGTTATTTATTATCTCGGTTTATACAACCGGATACATTCGCATAACAAAGCTGTACGCAAGGAAGAAACTCATTTCACGCGGGAATTGCCGCCTCTTTCCGTCATTCTTTGCGCACGCAACGAAGCCGACAATCTGCGTAAAGTCCTTCCTGCCATTCTGGAACAGGACTATCCCCAGTTCGAAGTCATTGTAATCAATGACGCTTCCACCGACGAGACAGAGGATGTATTGGGATTCATGGAGGAAAAATACCCTCATCTTTACCATAGTTTTACTCCCGACAGCGCACGTTATATCAGTCATAAGAAATTAGCGCTGACATTAGGAATCAAAGCCAGCAAATATGATTGGCTCGTATTCACGGAAACAAACTGTATACCGGCAAGCAAGGATTGGTTAAAGCTAATGGCACGCAATTTTACATCACAGACACAGATTGTGTTAGGATATAGCGGGTATGACCGGACAAAAGGATGGCTGCACAAACGTGTCGCTTTCGACACACTCTTCCAGTCATTGCGTTACTTAGGTCTTGCCCTGGCCGGAAAGCCATATATGGGCATCGGACGTAATCTTGCCTACCGGAAAGAATTATTCTTCAAGCAAAAAGGATTTTCAAGCTACCTGAACCTTCAACGCGGAGAAGATGACCTGTTCATCAATCAAATAGCCAACAGCAGCAACACCCGTGTAGAAACGGATTTCAACGCAACCATGCGGATACAGCCTGTCTACCGTTACAAAGACTGGAAAGAAGAAAAGGTCAGTTATATGGCCACCGCACGCTTTTATCATGGGGCACAACGCTACCTATTAGGCTTTGAAACCCTATCACGCCTGTTATTTTACGCCACTTGCATTGCAGGTATCGTATTCGGCATTCTCGATTTCCACTGGTTGGTAGCAGGTATCGCATTATTACTATGGCTGATTCGCTACACGGTGCAAGCCATTGTCATTAACCAAACAGCCAAAGAAATGGGCGGCAACCGGAAATATTATTTCTCATTGCCGGTATTCGATATCCTGCAACCGTTGCAGTCGTTGAAATTCAAGCTCTGTCGTCTATTGCGGGGTAAAGGAGATTTCATGAGAAGATAG
- a CDS encoding ABC transporter permease: MSLSLFIARRIYRESDGGKQVSRPAVLIAMAGIAIGLAVMIIAVAVVIGFKSEVRNKVIGFGSHIQITNLDAVSSYETHPIVVGDSMMSALAGYPEISHVQRFSTKPGMIKTDDAFQGMVLKGVGPEFDPRFLQEYLVEGEIPVFSDSVSSNRVLISKSLATKMKLKLGDKIYTYYIQDDVRARRLTIAGIYQTNFSEYDNLFLLTDLSLVNRLNGWQPEQVTGVELQLKDYDKLEDTTYEIAIDTDNRKDEYGGTYYVRSIEQLNPQIFAWLDLLDLNVWVILFLMIGVAGFTMISGLLIIIIERTNMIGILKALGATNFTIRKTFLWFAVFLIGKGMLWGNVIGLAFCILQSRFGIFKLDPETYYVDTVPVSFNIILFLLINIGTLLAAVLMLIGPSYLITKINPANSMRYE, translated from the coding sequence ATGTCCTTATCACTTTTCATAGCTCGGCGCATCTACCGCGAAAGCGATGGCGGAAAACAGGTGTCACGTCCTGCAGTGCTCATCGCAATGGCGGGTATTGCTATCGGACTGGCTGTTATGATTATAGCAGTGGCGGTCGTTATCGGCTTTAAGAGTGAAGTGAGAAATAAAGTCATTGGATTCGGATCGCATATCCAGATAACTAATCTGGACGCGGTCAGTTCTTACGAAACCCATCCGATTGTAGTGGGAGATAGTATGATGTCGGCGCTTGCCGGTTATCCGGAGATAAGCCATGTACAGCGTTTTTCTACCAAACCGGGTATGATAAAGACGGACGATGCCTTTCAAGGAATGGTACTGAAAGGGGTAGGTCCGGAGTTTGACCCCCGTTTTCTGCAAGAATATCTGGTGGAAGGAGAGATTCCTGTTTTCAGTGATTCGGTTTCCAGCAACCGTGTACTTATCTCCAAGTCTTTGGCTACAAAGATGAAGTTGAAGTTGGGGGATAAGATATATACCTATTATATTCAGGATGATGTCCGTGCGCGCAGGTTGACTATTGCCGGAATTTATCAGACAAATTTCTCCGAATACGATAATCTTTTTTTATTGACCGACCTCAGTTTGGTGAATCGGTTGAACGGTTGGCAGCCGGAGCAGGTTACAGGGGTGGAGCTTCAGCTGAAAGACTATGATAAGCTGGAAGATACGACGTATGAAATCGCAATCGATACCGATAACCGGAAAGACGAATATGGAGGTACGTATTATGTGCGCAGTATCGAACAGTTGAATCCACAGATATTTGCATGGCTTGACTTGTTGGATCTGAATGTGTGGGTGATTTTGTTTCTGATGATAGGCGTTGCCGGTTTTACCATGATTTCCGGTTTGCTGATTATCATTATCGAACGTACGAATATGATTGGTATCCTAAAAGCTTTGGGTGCCACTAATTTTACAATCCGCAAAACTTTCCTTTGGTTTGCTGTTTTCCTGATAGGCAAAGGTATGCTTTGGGGGAATGTTATCGGTCTGGCGTTCTGCATTCTTCAGTCCCGGTTCGGCATTTTCAAACTCGATCCGGAGACTTATTACGTAGACACGGTTCCGGTATCTTTCAATATCATCCTTTTCCTGCTGATTAATATCGGCACACTGCTGGCTGCTGTCCTGATGCTGATAGGTCCTTCATATCTGATAACCAAGATCAACCCTGCCAACTCTATGAGATATGAGTAG
- a CDS encoding pyridoxal phosphate-dependent aminotransferase: MPTISIRGNEMPASPIRKLAPLADAAKQRGVHVFHLNIGQPDLPTPQAAIDAIRNIDRKVLEYSPSAGYRSYREKLVGYYAKFNINLTADDIIITSGGSEAVLFSFLSCLNPGDEIIVPEPAYANYMAFAISAGAKIRTIATTIEEGFSLPKVEKFEELINERTKAILICNPNNPTGYLYTRREMNQIRDLVKKYDLFLFSDEVYREFIYTGSPYISACHLEGIENNVVLIDSVSKRYSECGIRIGALITKNKEIRDAVMKFCQARLSPPLIGQIAAEASLDAPEEYSRETYDEYVERRKCLIDGLNRIPGVYSPIPMGAFYTVAKLPVDDSDKFCAWCLSDFEYEGQTVFMAPASGFYTTPGSGINEVRIAYVLKKEDLTRALFVLQKALEAYPGRTE, from the coding sequence ATGCCAACCATATCCATTCGCGGAAACGAGATGCCTGCATCTCCTATCAGAAAACTGGCTCCTTTGGCAGACGCTGCCAAGCAACGGGGAGTCCATGTGTTTCACCTGAATATCGGACAGCCTGACCTGCCCACTCCTCAGGCCGCGATTGACGCGATACGCAATATTGACCGTAAAGTGCTGGAGTATAGTCCTAGTGCAGGTTATCGTAGTTATCGCGAGAAACTAGTGGGATATTATGCCAAGTTCAATATCAATCTTACAGCAGACGATATAATCATTACCTCAGGAGGTTCGGAAGCGGTGCTTTTCTCTTTCCTTTCCTGTCTGAATCCGGGTGATGAGATTATCGTTCCGGAGCCGGCATATGCTAACTATATGGCGTTTGCTATTTCTGCAGGCGCGAAGATTCGTACGATTGCCACAACCATCGAAGAAGGTTTCTCACTTCCCAAAGTCGAGAAGTTCGAAGAGTTGATAAATGAACGTACGAAAGCAATCCTGATTTGTAATCCGAACAACCCGACCGGATATCTCTATACACGTCGTGAAATGAATCAGATTCGTGATTTGGTGAAGAAATATGACTTATTCCTTTTCTCCGATGAGGTATATCGCGAATTCATATACACCGGTTCTCCTTATATCTCCGCTTGCCATCTGGAAGGTATCGAGAATAATGTGGTACTGATTGACTCCGTATCAAAGCGTTATTCGGAATGCGGTATCCGTATCGGTGCGCTGATTACCAAAAATAAAGAGATACGTGATGCTGTCATGAAGTTCTGTCAGGCTCGTCTGAGTCCTCCGTTGATTGGTCAGATTGCCGCTGAGGCTTCTTTGGATGCTCCCGAAGAATACTCACGCGAGACGTATGACGAGTATGTGGAACGTCGTAAATGTCTGATTGACGGGTTGAACCGTATTCCGGGTGTTTATTCGCCCATCCCGATGGGGGCTTTCTATACAGTGGCAAAACTTCCGGTGGATGATTCCGACAAGTTCTGCGCATGGTGCCTTTCCGATTTCGAATACGAAGGTCAGACGGTATTCATGGCTCCGGCTTCCGGTTTCTACACAACTCCGGGTTCGGGTATCAATGAAGTGCGTATTGCATACGTATTAAAGAAAGAAGATTTAACCCGTGCGCTTTTTGTCCTCCAGAAGGCTTTGGAAGCGTATCCGGGAAGAACGGAATAA
- a CDS encoding fucose isomerase — MTIHLISFASLLHKQVSLRSSHEAILSELEKYYTVKFIDYQDMNKLSSDDFKIIFIATGGVERLVIQHFESLPRPAILLADGMQNSLAAALEISTWLRGRGMKSEILHGELPVIIQRIHTLYNNFQAQRSLFGKRIGVIGTPSSWLVASNVDYLLAKRRWGIEYMDIPLERIYEHFQQITDDEVGASCAAVASQALACREGTPEDLIKAMRLYRAIKKVCEEERLEALTLSCFKLIEQIDTTGCLALSLLNDDGIMAGCEGDLQSIFTLLAVKALTKKDGFMANPSMINSRTNELILAHCTVGLKQAERYIIRNHFETEKGIAIQGLLPTGDVTIVKCGGECLDEYYLSTGTLSENTNYINMCRTQVRIRMNTPAEYFLKNPLGNHHILIHGNFEDTLNEFFQANACKRTE; from the coding sequence ATGACCATACACCTTATCTCATTCGCGTCACTGCTTCATAAACAAGTCTCATTGCGTAGTTCACACGAAGCGATTTTGAGTGAACTTGAAAAATACTACACTGTAAAATTCATCGATTATCAAGATATGAATAAACTAAGCAGTGATGATTTCAAGATTATTTTTATCGCTACCGGCGGAGTGGAACGGCTGGTCATCCAACACTTCGAAAGCCTTCCCCGCCCCGCTATTTTACTGGCAGACGGTATGCAGAACTCGCTGGCTGCGGCTTTGGAAATCTCCACATGGTTACGGGGACGCGGCATGAAAAGTGAAATCCTGCACGGGGAATTACCGGTCATCATCCAGCGTATCCATACACTTTACAATAATTTCCAGGCACAACGTTCTTTATTCGGCAAGCGTATCGGAGTCATCGGAACTCCTTCTTCGTGGCTGGTTGCCAGCAATGTTGACTATCTTTTGGCAAAACGTCGCTGGGGTATTGAATATATGGATATTCCATTGGAACGGATTTATGAACATTTCCAACAAATAACGGATGATGAAGTAGGCGCCTCCTGCGCCGCAGTCGCTTCACAGGCTCTTGCCTGTCGTGAAGGCACTCCCGAAGATTTAATCAAAGCGATGCGATTATACCGGGCTATCAAGAAGGTATGCGAGGAGGAACGGTTGGAAGCATTGACTTTAAGTTGCTTCAAACTGATTGAACAAATCGACACTACCGGCTGCCTGGCATTATCCTTACTTAATGATGATGGAATCATGGCGGGTTGCGAAGGCGACTTGCAGTCTATCTTCACCTTGCTGGCTGTTAAAGCGCTCACCAAAAAGGATGGATTCATGGCAAATCCCTCTATGATCAATTCACGCACCAACGAACTTATTTTAGCTCATTGCACCGTCGGTCTCAAACAGGCGGAAAGATATATCATCCGCAACCATTTTGAAACGGAAAAGGGGATCGCCATTCAAGGGCTGCTTCCCACCGGAGACGTGACTATCGTCAAATGCGGTGGCGAATGCCTCGACGAATATTATCTGTCTACGGGAACGTTATCCGAAAACACAAATTATATCAATATGTGCCGCACACAGGTACGCATACGGATGAATACTCCTGCCGAGTATTTCTTAAAAAATCCGTTGGGAAATCATCATATTCTCATTCATGGGAACTTTGAGGATACATTGAATGAGTTCTTTCAGGCAAATGCTTGCAAGAGGACGGAATAA